TATGTAGTGTACTTAACTAGGGATCTTGCACCCTCCCATGAGAATTTTAGCATTCAATAGTGGACTATACACAAGAACATTGTGCTACTTTCAGGAGTGTAAATTCTTTACATGTTCAGCCTATTCTTTTCAATTGATAAAGCCCTGAACTAATAATGATGAAAAAGATAAGGGGTACAAGACTAGATCTTTGTGTGGCAAGTAGTTTCCAAGGGAGTGACCCCCACCCTAACTCTGTAATAttttaccaagagtttataataggAAACTCTTGAttttactgtactgtacattttgtaGGCCATATCATCTGTCTGTGAGGACAAGTCATATGACTTCTCGGTCAACATGAGACACTCCAGTAGTCTCGATCCTCTACCTGTGAAAGACATGGCCGTGCTTAGCTAGTGATTAAACCAAAGAGAATTTCTAAAAGTGTTTTTTTATCTTATTATTtatatataataatgatggtgtCCTTATTGTTCTGTTTTGCCAAGCACACTGTACTTATCAATATGTAAAGTGTTTATATTAATAATTTACTGCATGatgtaacattgttatgactcgcaaaatttatttttgttagTTGCGCGCATGCGTCGCAGGTGTTGCGGAAATATATAAAAGCTCGAGGCCACCAATGTGCTTAGATTTGCAACGTTACGAAATGGATTCTCATCACTTTTTAGTGTTGGTTCTTCTGTTCATGCTGCAGTTTAACATTTCCTTGCTGTTCCAAATGTGCGGCCAATGCAGACCTGAGCAGTGCCCGCTGCACATCATCCGAGAAGGTTGCGGGAGAGGCCGCGAAATTGAGCTGGACGAGTGCAGCTGCTGCCCACGATGCACCAGATCAGAGAGCGAGTCGTGCGGGGGAATGAAGCAGCTATCGTGCTCCCCAGGGCTCTACTGTGCATACCGACCAGGTAGAACATTTGGGTACATCCGTGAAGGCGTCTGCGAGCCTTGTAAGTCATTGCAGGATACTGAAGAACTTTACAGAATTGCAAATACGTGCACGAATGTTCTAATGAGAGCTGCATggaatgtatgtatgcataacaCAACTGTCTACTTAGCTATAGTAATGTTACTAGCTCAGTATACTGTAGCTAGTATACTATAAGTTGCCATGAGTACTCTTAATTGTCTTTTTTCTTACAGACTCCTGTGCTCGGAAGGTGTGTAGTTTCCGTCAACATTGCCAGTCTAGCATACATGGGTTGGTGTGCTCCTGTCCACAATACCGGTGTGAAGGAAAGCTTAACAGAGTTTGTGGTGGTGACAGGGTGGTGTACGACAGCTTGTGTCATCTGAGACGTCATGAGTGTACCACAGGCAGATATGTGGGCGTGCAGGAAATGAGTGCTTGTGAAAACGGTATGGAAAGTTAGATAGATAACTACTAGCATCCATATGACAGCAATATGTGTTAATGAGTCTATAAGCATTTAAAGGTGAAGTGCTTGAAAAGTTTCCCTTTGGGTTTGTGTGCACACAGCTGTAACGCTGTCAACATATTTGGTAGTTACCTATTCTATATTTGAATATGTTAACTCTtctttacagtaaaacaattgcCACTCAATCCAAGTGGTAATCTCCTCCCTGACCTGCATGGAAATAACAGAGGTGAGGCATAGTTAAACAATTGGCTCTGATTTAATTTGTTTTGTAGTGGTCCTTAGCAATCCTTTATGTTTAGACTCCTATGGTCATGCTTTAATTGGTTTACTTCCACCATACAGGAAACACTCAAGGATGCACTTACAAGAACAAGTTCTATGCTATAGGGCAGCTAATCCCATCAGGCAATCCTTGCTTACACCTGTGAGTTAGGGAAAATTTTCTGCACATAATCACATTAGGTTAAGAGTTGTGATCTTTTATGTGGTGACAAGTTGTTACAACACCCTGTCTCATTGGAACTATTGTCTATAGGGAGTGCCAGAGTGGGGCAGTCATTCAAGCAAGACTACCTGGTTGTCTAGGTGAGTCTTGGTACTTGAAGAGGTTGGTCATATGTCATCATAAGTCTATGGCATGTTGGCAAACATGTACTGTGCTGGTAATACGATTCTTTGTGAACATTCCTTTGTAACAAGACTAAACTGTACTTGTTTGAAAGCTTAGGATAAGTCTAGAGGCAGTGAGCAAGTCATGCCCTTTTATGCTAATCAAGCTTATCAAAGTTTCCTTAGGACTAAGCAATCTTTCATGTGGTACCATCAACATTTGGTTTATACAACACTTGATTAATATTGATTTCTGATGACCTGACCTCTTTCCCACAATAGTATTGTACTTTGATGGTAGTTGTATTGattttcctttgttgctataCAGGTGGTCCCATAGAAAATGATATTGGGGCTGACAAACCTCCAGGTAGAATTAACAATCATTGCTAGAGACATTTGAGACTTCCTATTCTTGTTTTCCCTGTAGTGCATGGTCAATGGGGACCTTGGTCATCATGGTCAAAATGCAATGGAAAATGTAGCCGACCTGTGGAAACTAGGACTCGATATTGCACACCCCATAAATACGAGGGTCATCCATGTACAGGAGAATCTGAGGAAACACAGCCATGTGTGCTACGCTCATGTGAACGTAAGTGTATTATATTTTTAGCTAATCAATCAGACCTTAGCCTAGCTGCAAATTGCATTATCCCAGCTGTGTTGGTGCATTTGACTCTGCTCTGACATTTAAGGTGGTGGGTGTGATATAACCTAACCCATAACAACCCTCACTTAGTCTCCTGTACTATGATCGCACTGCTCCTAACAACACAAAGTACCAGTGTTCACTATGGGATACATACATAGCTGCTCTTAACTATTGCAATCTAAACAGAATACATAAGTAAAAAACAAAACCAAATTTAGGTAATACTGTTGCATGTAGCTATTATTGCTTTTGTTTTGTATACACAGGTAAATATTGTGAGCCGTATGCTGTGACTGCAACCATCAGTTTCCAGCGAGAACGGGACACTTGCATGACCACAATGCCACAGATGCACAGACGGTGCGTATCACACTGCACAAAGACCCGCAGAGGCAAAACCACTAAACTGTGTTGTCGAGATGATCCAACTGTCACAAACAGCTTAACAACAGAAATACAATGTACCAACCCACAAGGAAGGAAAATCACCCAAATAGAACAGATCAATGTAATAGATGGATGTATATGTGAACTTTGTCCATCAAGATGACAGGAATGTAACCATATACCTAGTACACAGTTTTACTATATTTTACTGTATATTGTATTTTAGTACATGTACGTGGTGATCACTTGTAATATTGGCTAGTCAAAAGATTTGaaaacatgaaaattttaaataaaTATCACTGTCCTACAATTAGGAGTTCATGGCTTTGTTCAGTGGTAATGTTAGCAGCTCTTGTTATTGTAGTAATAACGATGTGCTGCTGTTACGTTGGCACAGTGGGAAGTATCTTGAGATCGACCTGATCTTAGTAAGCACAACATATTCGTCTTGCATGATCCGGTACATGTAATAGTTTCACGACGATGAAGGTACCTacgaaataaaaataataaaatgtacACATACAGATCAGTTATATCTACACAGGTCACACATCATAACTATGATGTAATGGTACGGGTATTGCATACCCAAACATGGTACTGGAGTCTAGAAACATTGAGTTTGTGCCCAAATGGTTGTGAAGGTTCAGAGATAGTACcaatacacacatcaaaatACTTGGGTAGGTGAACAATATATCACAAACTGCTTTATGAAACATGACCAAACTCTAGTAAATAATTTACTTGTAAAACAGATTAAACAAGGTGTCATTAGTTTCTATCTTGTCCACGAAGCTTGACCAGTCTTGAGGGTGTAGTGTCTTCAGTCCATACGCCTCCTAACATATGACATCATAttccagatcacatgatcacatcaCTCACCTTAGCGCCATACTCATACTGCCAGgtcaaattattattattattagcagcGTTCAAGTCAAGATAGTAAACGTGATGATCAATAATCTGGAATCCAGAGTTTTCTTGTTGTCCTTCAAGTTCATAAATACGATAGCCTGGATTGTTAGATGTGTATGGGGTCACACTGGGTCCCATGTAGGCAATGctataatgatgacatcatcaaaagatcatgtgatctcacaaTGGTCTCACCTGATAGCCCTTGATGCATTGTTGAGATCATAAAATAGTTCAAACTCGTCATTGTGAGTGTGGCCAAAGAACTGTCCTACAATAGTTGCCTCATACCTGTAATAATGGTATTACTTTCTGTTTCATATTGTGGTTTTCAGTGATGCATCATTATATCACTGTTATGAGGTTGTACAAAAATATTGTGCAAGTTAGTACAACTGCCGCATTAGCCTCAAAATCTCATGGTATATCAGAAATTAAAAGCTGTAGTAACTACGTAGCTGTCTTGTTTAAAATGGGACACAGCACACTTTGCTCCTTCTAGGTGTATACAATACTATCTAGTTTTACTAAGTGCAGACTAGCTAAGTACTATTTGGTGTGTACATCATTTTGACTATAGTGAGGTAACAATGTATTGACATTGAGCGTTACATCTTCTCTTACTAAACATTCATTTTACAGCTAAAAGAAAATGCTTGCATACACTGTAGACCTTTCCATGACTCTTCAAAAAACAAACAGTACATAGTACACAACACAGCAGATACATAGTTTAGAGTGTATTCAAATAAAGAagaaatgtacagtactattagTGCTAACAAGTCTGCTTTACAGACACAACACACTGTATTTTGGATAAGGCAGTCAACCCTTATTCCCAGGACACACACTACAGTAAGCTATACAACATCACAACCTCATCTCTATATATAGCATGTTATATTAGACACCTGACACATCTCTGTTAGTATCCTCTCACCCACACAATAGGGGATGGCATGGCAACGTGTTCCCTTGCAGTCAAGTAATGCACAACAAAATTTTCAGGTTGGCTGCCTTGGCCAAAGCCATCCTGCAGGTGCACAGGCAGTGGAGTATTTAGACAAGGTTGTTGGTGGGAAATGTTTGGAAAAGAACCACAAACACAAAGATTCTGACGGGTTCAATTTAATTAAGGCAAAAAGTGTAGTGTCATTCCTAAACAAATGTTCCTCATCATTCTCTTACCACAAACCTATCCTACATTCTAAATTATCAAGGGCGTACCCCATTGGGTGAACATGTATACAAACAAAATGGTGCCAGTTAACCTGAGGGCTCCCTTTTAGCCCACTTGTCAAGGAAGAAGTTGTAAATGTCACAATTACAAGCATGAGCAACAGCCATCAGTTGCTTCATTTAATATCCACCTCACGCCCACCACATAACTACAACATACAAGACAACACAACATATACCTCAGATAAGGTGGCCATAAAAAGCCTGTATAAAAGGTGGAGGCCTTGACAAGGCAGTGGTGTTGTAAACAATAAAATGGTAACATAGTTTTTGTTCCAATATACGTAGCCACACCATTAGACTATGGACTATCAGTGACATTTATACCTATCATTGGCTATCAACATTTAAGAGctctatatatgtacatagatTTGCAGAGTGGCTTGAATTAGGCCAGAAATAAAACATACAACAAGTGCACACATTACTACAACTCTTATACTGTACAGCTTTAATGACTACAGTCCTACAAAATAGCAACaccagaaagattgatttgtacagcaagtatagggaaaataaattacaggagcTTACTAAAACGATTCTAACTTCTGAACAGAATGATGTACGGAGTTGAAATTTGCATCATCCTGTAGGGGAATCGATCACTGGGTATATTTTCCTTTTATCATCTttcttcattgcatacaaaggcaaaatttgtgAAGTAAGATGcccattgtaaacaaatgcccataacttgcATGTCCTtgagtctactgcaacgaaacaaagatttttcaaCTCCTGTTGAGTAAGTGAATAAAATGATATCCAGGATACATAa
This portion of the Dysidea avara chromosome 12, odDysAvar1.4, whole genome shotgun sequence genome encodes:
- the LOC136240230 gene encoding uncharacterized protein; amino-acid sequence: MCLDLQRYEMDSHHFLVLVLLFMLQFNISLLFQMCGQCRPEQCPLHIIREGCGRGREIELDECSCCPRCTRSESESCGGMKQLSCSPGLYCAYRPGRTFGYIREGVCEPYSCARKVCSFRQHCQSSIHGLVCSCPQYRCEGKLNRVCGGDRVVYDSLCHLRRHECTTGRYVGVQEMSACENVKQLPLNPSGNLLPDLHGNNRGNTQGCTYKNKFYAIGQLIPSGNPCLHLECQSGAVIQARLPGCLGGPIENDIGADKPPVHGQWGPWSSWSKCNGKCSRPVETRTRYCTPHKYEGHPCTGESEETQPCVLRSCERKYCEPYAVTATISFQRERDTCMTTMPQMHRRCVSHCTKTRRGKTTKLCCRDDPTVTNSLTTEIQCTNPQGRKITQIEQINVIDGCICELCPSR